The following proteins are encoded in a genomic region of Sebastes fasciatus isolate fSebFas1 chromosome 12, fSebFas1.pri, whole genome shotgun sequence:
- the LOC141778268 gene encoding prostate-associated microseminoprotein-like, whose translation MANTAGGVLLALLLFLSSSVPPCFSVYNSGECFFNTKGSCEHMGQVYGIGESWITRDCYQCVCMEPFGVGCCDHGAQPVDYPDWCEIIRKPGSCTSVAVMRVNHKLPCLWGRGRLRPAAGLPWKSDNDPLF comes from the exons ATGGCAAACACAGCAGGAGGAGTGCTTCTGGCTTTACTGTTGTTCCTGAGCTCCAGTGTGCCACCATGTTTCTCTGTGTATAACAGCGGCGAGTGCTTCTTCAACACTAAAG gGAGCTGTGAACACATGGGACAGGTGTACGGGATAGGAGAGAGCTGGATAACCAGAGACTGTTATCAGTGTGTCTGCATGGAACCTTTTGGAGTAGGATGCTGTGACCA TGGAGCTCAACCTGTGGACTATCCAGACTGGTGCGAGATCATCCGTAAACCTGGCTCTTGTACGAGTGTTGCAGTGATGAGAGTCAATCACAAACTACCCTGCCTCTGGGGACGAGGCCGTCTCAGACCAGCTGCAGGCCTGCCGTGGAAATCTGACAATGATCCTTTATTTTGA